A genomic window from Pseudomonas cavernicola includes:
- a CDS encoding ABC transporter substrate-binding protein, which yields MTRIKSSLVFTSMLSMAALFAGAAQAADLTIISFGGAIQKAQRASYYEPFEKTGAAKIVAGEYNGDMAKIKAMVDTGYVTWDLVEMDGNSLARSCEEGLIEKLDWSKIPSKKDLMPEAVSECGAGTLVWSAGIAYNADKLTTAPTSWADFWDLEKFPGKRGLRKSAVHTLEFALLADGVPKDQVYSVLNTPAGVERAFKKLDQIKPSIQWWEAGAQPQQWLAAGDVVMTSAYNGRIKDAQREGMNLKLVWNQSLFDLDHWAIIRGSKNKALAQQFIEFASNTANQKVFAGEIAYGPTNMPAVQSLSPEVTADLPTAPANLEQALATNNEFWLDHAEDLEERFNAWAAR from the coding sequence ATGACAAGAATAAAATCCAGTCTAGTTTTCACCTCCATGCTGTCCATGGCCGCCCTTTTCGCCGGTGCCGCGCAGGCGGCGGACCTCACCATCATCTCGTTTGGCGGGGCGATCCAGAAGGCCCAGCGCGCGTCCTACTACGAGCCGTTTGAAAAGACCGGCGCGGCGAAGATCGTCGCTGGCGAATACAACGGCGACATGGCGAAGATCAAGGCGATGGTGGATACCGGGTATGTCACCTGGGACCTCGTCGAGATGGATGGCAACTCGCTCGCCCGTAGCTGCGAGGAAGGCCTGATCGAAAAACTCGACTGGTCGAAGATTCCGTCGAAAAAAGACCTGATGCCTGAGGCCGTCAGCGAATGCGGCGCCGGTACCCTGGTGTGGTCCGCCGGGATTGCCTACAACGCCGACAAACTCACCACAGCGCCGACCTCCTGGGCGGATTTCTGGGACCTGGAGAAATTCCCCGGCAAGCGCGGCCTACGCAAGAGCGCGGTCCACACGCTGGAGTTCGCCCTGCTCGCCGACGGAGTGCCAAAAGATCAGGTCTATAGCGTGCTGAATACCCCGGCAGGCGTGGAGCGCGCCTTCAAGAAGCTGGATCAGATCAAGCCCAGCATCCAGTGGTGGGAAGCCGGGGCACAGCCGCAACAATGGCTGGCGGCAGGCGACGTGGTGATGACCTCGGCCTACAACGGACGGATCAAGGACGCGCAGCGCGAAGGCATGAACCTGAAGCTGGTGTGGAACCAGAGCCTGTTCGACCTGGATCACTGGGCGATCATTCGCGGCAGCAAGAACAAGGCGCTCGCCCAGCAGTTCATCGAGTTCGCAAGCAACACCGCAAACCAGAAGGTCTTCGCCGGGGAAATTGCCTACGGCCCAACCAACATGCCTGCGGTGCAAAGTCTGTCGCCGGAGGTGACCGCCGACCTGCCGACGGCCCCCGCGAACCTCGAACAGGCGCTGGCGACCAATAACGAGTTCTGGCTCGACCACGCCGAAGACCTCGAAGAGCGCTTCAACGCCTGGGCCGCTCGCTGA
- a CDS encoding NAD(P)/FAD-dependent oxidoreductase — MYDPLVSAHPGHGEPHTSSYWAASAGIQPEDDGPVRGATEVEVAIIGSGYTGLTTAYFLAREHGIKAVVLEANQIAWGCSGRNGGFARASGGHLWPSELIAHYGKSMARAYFEETRDALKTLKRLIAEGGIDCDAQPDGVIKTAHLPSRMAGLETEAQLFNDEFDFPVETLSPQALSHYHKGNEVYGGIRLPEGFGMHPLKLAWGYLRMARAAGARVHPASPVVGWERKGGRHLLQTPGGVVSARKVVIATNGYTSPELHSALRGRYMPVYSQIIVTRPLTAAEAAESLPSSDSMIDTRNLLHYYRRLPDNRIMFGGPGAISGKDATHPRHKLSLLHALVNKFPALEQVTLEHEWGGWVCMSRDGIPHVYEVPDSPSVYCASGYSGSGVSYTTVAGRRLAAMAAGNPDTPPTPLTQTPPPRFPFATFLRLGQHLAYQLYRYQDARN, encoded by the coding sequence ATGTACGACCCGCTGGTTTCAGCCCATCCCGGTCATGGAGAACCGCACACCTCCTCCTACTGGGCCGCAAGCGCCGGCATTCAGCCCGAGGATGACGGCCCGGTCCGCGGTGCTACCGAGGTCGAAGTAGCAATCATAGGTTCCGGCTACACCGGGCTTACGACCGCTTATTTCCTGGCTCGCGAGCATGGGATCAAGGCGGTCGTGCTGGAGGCTAACCAGATCGCCTGGGGTTGCAGCGGGCGAAATGGCGGATTTGCCAGAGCTTCCGGCGGGCACCTGTGGCCCTCGGAGCTGATCGCGCATTACGGCAAGTCGATGGCCCGCGCGTACTTCGAAGAAACCCGCGACGCCTTGAAGACCCTGAAGCGCCTCATCGCCGAAGGCGGCATCGACTGTGACGCACAGCCTGACGGAGTGATCAAGACCGCCCATCTACCGAGTCGGATGGCGGGGCTGGAAACAGAAGCGCAACTGTTCAACGACGAATTCGACTTTCCCGTCGAGACCCTCTCCCCCCAGGCGCTGAGTCATTACCACAAGGGCAACGAAGTCTACGGCGGCATCCGCCTGCCGGAAGGTTTCGGCATGCATCCGCTGAAACTCGCCTGGGGTTACCTGCGCATGGCGCGAGCCGCCGGCGCCAGGGTGCATCCCGCCTCGCCCGTGGTCGGCTGGGAGCGCAAAGGCGGTCGTCACCTGTTGCAGACACCGGGCGGCGTCGTCAGCGCCCGCAAGGTTGTCATCGCCACCAATGGCTATACCTCACCGGAGCTTCACAGCGCGCTGCGCGGACGTTATATGCCGGTGTATTCGCAGATCATCGTCACCCGCCCGCTCACTGCAGCGGAAGCAGCCGAGTCCCTGCCCAGCAGCGACAGCATGATCGATACCCGTAATCTGCTGCATTACTACCGCCGCCTGCCCGACAACCGGATCATGTTCGGCGGACCGGGAGCGATCTCCGGGAAAGACGCCACGCACCCCCGGCACAAGCTGTCTCTGCTGCATGCGCTGGTCAACAAGTTTCCCGCCCTGGAGCAAGTCACCCTCGAACATGAATGGGGTGGCTGGGTGTGCATGAGCCGCGACGGCATTCCCCACGTCTACGAAGTGCCGGACAGCCCGAGCGTGTATTGCGCCTCGGGTTACTCCGGCAGCGGTGTTTCGTACACGACGGTGGCTGGACGCCGCCTTGCCGCAATGGCGGCGGGTAACCCGGATACCCCGCCTACCCCGCTTACACAAACACCACCCCCGCGATTCCCGTTCGCCACGTTCCTGCGCCTGGGCCAGCATCTCGCGTACCAGCTGTATCGGTACCAGGACGCCAGGAACTGA
- a CDS encoding transcriptional regulator, which produces MVNVEQLKYSVSRMPIEKVRAAASELSLDGLVTEGRTPFTRLHFNTCFAEIEALFRRAGYHRPLDVVGYQGLIYALYDPSRWEAVQVLRWLKEYTEEANSRALRADVSSLR; this is translated from the coding sequence ATGGTCAATGTCGAGCAATTGAAATACTCGGTAAGTCGTATGCCGATCGAGAAAGTGCGCGCGGCGGCCAGTGAGCTGAGTCTCGACGGTTTGGTAACCGAAGGCAGGACGCCGTTTACCCGTTTGCACTTCAATACGTGCTTTGCAGAAATCGAGGCATTGTTTCGACGCGCCGGTTATCACCGCCCGCTAGATGTGGTGGGTTACCAGGGTTTGATATACGCCCTGTATGACCCGAGCCGCTGGGAGGCAGTACAAGTGCTGAGGTGGCTGAAGGAGTACACGGAAGAGGCAAATTCCCGAGCGCTCCGCGCGGATGTCTCTTCGCTTCGCTAG
- a CDS encoding histone-like nucleoid-structuring protein, MvaT/MvaU family — translation MSKLAEFRAIEKALQEQLAQLDALKNDGALKKEIEFEGKLRALMGSYGKSLRDIIAILDPKRSSYQSKSISAPQRRPRVVKVYKNPQTGEVVETKGGNHRVLKAWKEQYGALAVESWLQA, via the coding sequence TTGTCAAAACTCGCTGAGTTCCGTGCTATCGAAAAGGCCTTGCAGGAGCAGTTGGCCCAGCTTGACGCGTTAAAAAATGACGGGGCACTGAAGAAAGAAATTGAGTTTGAAGGAAAACTGCGAGCCCTCATGGGCTCTTATGGCAAGAGCTTACGGGACATTATCGCCATTCTTGATCCCAAGCGGTCTTCTTACCAGTCAAAGTCCATCAGTGCACCGCAACGCCGTCCACGTGTGGTCAAGGTTTATAAGAATCCTCAAACCGGTGAAGTGGTCGAAACCAAAGGTGGCAATCACCGGGTTCTTAAGGCTTGGAAAGAGCAGTACGGGGCTCTGGCCGTGGAGTCCTGGCTTCAGGCTTGA
- a CDS encoding glutathione S-transferase family protein, with translation MKPSVVTGASLGFASLYASLQRDHDINQRDTRMLSTKPVKALSHHLVSIYSWALNLFFGNKKTVKPRLISFKLCPFVQRAAIALQYKTVEYDIEYIDLANPPEWFLKISPLKKVPLLLVGDHVIFESTVINEYIDEAYPNKLHPSDLILRAHNRSWIEFGNGCTWSAFHLSVKEKEEDFNNVLDDLLNKFDQIEKAIGGAPFFNGSKFSLVDSSYAPLFQRLEYLNELRPGILDKKRHPRINAWKESLLTLNAVQRSAVPEIKELYHELLWKRQGYISQFLDEEKYGKKSAKRIY, from the coding sequence GTGAAACCCAGCGTGGTAACAGGGGCATCGCTGGGTTTCGCTTCGCTCTATGCCAGCCTACAGAGAGACCACGATATTAACCAGAGGGACACTAGAATGTTATCCACCAAGCCCGTGAAAGCGTTATCACACCACTTAGTGTCTATTTATAGTTGGGCCCTCAACTTATTTTTTGGAAACAAGAAGACTGTGAAACCCAGATTAATAAGCTTCAAGCTGTGCCCATTCGTGCAAAGAGCGGCAATCGCGCTGCAATATAAGACTGTTGAATATGACATCGAATATATAGATTTGGCCAACCCTCCGGAATGGTTTCTAAAAATATCTCCCCTCAAGAAGGTTCCGCTGCTTCTAGTGGGGGATCATGTCATATTCGAATCGACAGTCATCAACGAATATATTGACGAGGCATATCCCAACAAGCTTCATCCGAGCGATCTCATCTTGCGTGCACACAATCGGAGCTGGATAGAGTTCGGTAACGGCTGCACATGGAGTGCTTTTCATTTGAGCGTCAAAGAAAAAGAAGAGGACTTTAACAACGTCCTGGACGATTTATTGAATAAGTTCGATCAAATAGAAAAGGCAATTGGTGGCGCCCCCTTTTTTAATGGTAGTAAATTCTCGTTAGTTGATTCCAGCTACGCGCCCCTATTTCAGCGATTGGAGTACCTCAATGAATTAAGGCCCGGAATATTGGATAAGAAGAGGCACCCACGAATAAATGCTTGGAAAGAGAGCCTCCTGACGCTCAATGCGGTTCAGCGGTCGGCTGTTCCAGAAATTAAGGAGCTTTACCATGAACTGCTGTGGAAGAGACAGGGATACATATCTCAATTCTTGGATGAGGAGAAGTACGGAAAAAAGAGCGCAAAAAGGATTTACTAA
- a CDS encoding RidA family protein → MKQAVKTQLFPSKAPLEWAVIGNGTLYTAQIPIDAQGQVVPGGIEAQTRQTLDNLKHTLEAAGLGMDAVTQVLIYVTDRSYLATVNAVYGEYFAAPYPNRAAMVIAGLAREEMLVELVVYAAA, encoded by the coding sequence ATGAAACAGGCAGTCAAAACCCAGTTGTTCCCGTCTAAAGCCCCACTGGAATGGGCAGTTATCGGCAACGGCACCCTGTACACCGCGCAGATCCCTATCGATGCGCAAGGCCAGGTGGTACCCGGCGGCATCGAGGCACAGACGCGCCAGACCCTGGACAACCTCAAACACACGCTGGAGGCGGCCGGCCTGGGCATGGACGCGGTGACCCAGGTGCTGATCTACGTGACCGACCGCTCCTACCTGGCCACGGTCAACGCGGTCTATGGCGAATACTTCGCTGCGCCTTACCCGAATCGCGCCGCCATGGTCATCGCCGGCCTGGCCCGCGAGGAGATGCTGGTGGAGTTGGTGGTATACGCCGCCGCCTGA
- a CDS encoding BCCT family transporter gives MKLSTTQQVVSEPLSCAALKGIDWPLFIISGGFLLAFLVAALVDIDSVSGLVNTLFAWSTKFFGLYWQVLMLLTFLVSLGICCTKCGRVRLGGVDQKPDTSTFNWIAVIMCALLAGGGAFWAAAEPLMHFASPPPLFAGVQPHTEAAGYAALAQSYVHWGFLAWAVLGSLLAIVLMHLHYDKGLPLAPRTLLYPLLGQRALKGPIGTLADATSIIAVVAGTIGPIGFLGLQISNALHAVLGIPNDITTQAITIILVTVMYTTSCLVGLKGIRFVSEINVWLMIGLAVFMVALGPTAFILGGFPKAFGLHLEHFIPMTLFRADPKWLDWWTVFYWGWFIGYAPMVALYVAKISRGRTIREIILTLSIIAPIVTMFWFTVVGGTGIGLELQTPGIVTANGAGPEALLLGVTQSLPLGGVISALFLFLSFISVATNGDAMAFTVAMAMSGNDKPKKWLRAFWAIGMGLAAVVLITIGAGGVTALQSFIVITAVPVSLLILPSLWDALRIARRMAVEQQI, from the coding sequence ATGAAACTCTCCACTACCCAACAAGTCGTTAGCGAGCCGCTGAGCTGTGCAGCCCTGAAAGGCATCGACTGGCCGCTGTTCATCATCAGCGGCGGTTTCCTGCTGGCATTCCTGGTGGCGGCCCTGGTCGACATCGACAGCGTGTCAGGTCTGGTGAACACGCTGTTCGCCTGGTCGACGAAGTTCTTCGGCCTGTATTGGCAGGTTCTAATGCTGCTCACCTTCCTGGTGAGCCTGGGAATCTGCTGTACGAAATGCGGTCGCGTGCGCCTGGGTGGCGTCGACCAGAAGCCCGATACCAGTACGTTCAACTGGATCGCGGTCATCATGTGCGCCCTGCTCGCCGGTGGCGGCGCCTTCTGGGCTGCGGCCGAGCCGCTGATGCACTTCGCGAGCCCGCCACCGCTGTTCGCCGGGGTGCAACCGCACACCGAAGCGGCAGGGTATGCGGCGCTCGCCCAATCCTACGTGCACTGGGGATTCCTGGCCTGGGCGGTACTCGGCAGCCTGCTGGCGATCGTGCTGATGCATCTGCATTACGACAAGGGCCTGCCTCTGGCTCCGCGTACACTGCTCTACCCGCTACTCGGCCAGCGCGCACTGAAAGGGCCAATCGGCACGCTGGCAGATGCCACCTCGATCATCGCCGTGGTCGCCGGCACGATCGGTCCGATCGGATTCCTCGGCTTGCAGATCAGCAATGCGTTGCATGCCGTCTTGGGCATCCCGAACGACATCACCACCCAGGCCATCACCATCATCCTGGTGACCGTGATGTACACCACCTCGTGCCTGGTGGGGCTCAAGGGCATCCGCTTCGTCAGCGAAATCAACGTGTGGCTGATGATCGGCCTGGCCGTCTTCATGGTCGCGCTCGGGCCGACCGCCTTCATCCTGGGCGGTTTCCCGAAGGCTTTCGGCTTGCACCTCGAACACTTCATCCCGATGACGCTGTTCCGCGCCGATCCGAAATGGCTCGACTGGTGGACGGTGTTCTACTGGGGCTGGTTCATTGGCTACGCTCCAATGGTGGCGCTCTACGTTGCCAAGATCTCGCGCGGACGCACCATCCGCGAAATCATCCTGACACTGTCGATCATCGCCCCGATCGTGACCATGTTCTGGTTCACCGTGGTCGGCGGCACCGGCATCGGGCTGGAACTACAGACCCCAGGCATAGTCACCGCCAATGGCGCCGGGCCCGAGGCCCTGCTGCTGGGCGTGACCCAGAGCCTGCCACTCGGGGGCGTGATCTCCGCACTATTCCTGTTCCTGAGCTTCATCTCGGTCGCTACCAACGGCGACGCGATGGCTTTCACCGTGGCGATGGCGATGTCGGGCAACGACAAGCCGAAGAAGTGGCTGAGAGCGTTCTGGGCAATCGGCATGGGGCTGGCTGCGGTGGTGCTGATCACGATTGGTGCGGGCGGCGTGACGGCGCTGCAGTCTTTCATCGTCATCACCGCCGTGCCGGTTTCCCTGCTGATCCTGCCGTCGCTCTGGGATGCGCTAAGAATCGCCAGGCGCATGGCGGTGGAGCAGCAAATCTAG
- a CDS encoding aldehyde dehydrogenase family protein: MPSDIFRNYINGEWLTGSATVANVSPANIADVLGHFAQADAAQVEQAIEAASAAQVVWERSGLEQRYQVLMAIGDELIARKAELGEQLAREEGKTLAEGIGEVYRSGQFFHYYAAEVLRQMGETADSVRPGVEIEMRREPVGVVAIITPWNFPMATAAWKIAPALAFGNAVVFKPANAVPASAWTLTEIISRQGLPAGTFNLVMGSGAIVGDRLIHSPKINALSFTGSVDTGRKVAAATAVNFVRCQLEMGSKNALIVLDDADLELAVDCALNGAFFGTGQKCTASSRLIVTAGVHDRFVAALIERIGQLKVGHPLREGVQIGAVIDEKQLNQNLRYIQQAQADGARLACGGERISEEQEGFYMRPALFVDTRNDMQINRDEVFGPIACVIKVADYEEALATLNDTRFGLTAGIITQSLKYASDFKRRAKTGCVMVNLPTAGTDYHVPFGGRKDSSFGPREQGQYARDFYTVVKTTYVRP; encoded by the coding sequence ATGCCCAGCGATATCTTCCGTAACTATATTAATGGCGAGTGGCTAACTGGCTCTGCCACCGTTGCTAACGTCAGCCCCGCCAACATCGCGGACGTACTCGGCCACTTCGCCCAGGCCGATGCCGCGCAGGTCGAGCAGGCCATCGAGGCGGCCAGCGCGGCTCAGGTGGTTTGGGAGCGCAGTGGGCTCGAACAGCGCTACCAGGTGTTGATGGCCATCGGCGATGAGCTGATTGCGCGCAAGGCCGAACTGGGTGAACAACTCGCCCGCGAGGAAGGCAAGACCCTGGCCGAGGGCATCGGCGAGGTTTATCGCTCCGGTCAGTTCTTTCATTACTACGCTGCCGAAGTGCTGCGCCAGATGGGCGAGACCGCCGATTCGGTGCGCCCGGGTGTGGAGATCGAAATGCGCCGCGAGCCGGTGGGTGTGGTCGCCATCATCACCCCCTGGAACTTCCCCATGGCTACTGCAGCCTGGAAGATCGCCCCGGCACTGGCGTTCGGCAATGCGGTGGTGTTCAAACCGGCCAACGCAGTGCCGGCCAGCGCCTGGACACTGACTGAAATCATCTCCCGCCAGGGGCTGCCGGCCGGTACGTTCAATCTGGTGATGGGTAGCGGCGCCATCGTTGGCGACCGCCTGATCCACTCGCCGAAGATCAACGCCTTGAGTTTCACCGGTTCGGTCGACACCGGGCGCAAGGTCGCGGCCGCCACGGCCGTCAATTTTGTTCGCTGCCAGCTAGAAATGGGCAGCAAGAACGCCCTGATCGTGCTCGACGATGCCGACCTGGAACTGGCCGTGGACTGCGCGCTGAACGGTGCCTTCTTCGGCACCGGGCAGAAGTGCACCGCCTCCTCGCGGCTGATCGTCACCGCCGGGGTGCATGACCGCTTCGTCGCGGCGCTGATCGAGCGCATCGGCCAACTCAAGGTCGGCCACCCGCTGCGCGAAGGCGTGCAGATCGGCGCGGTGATCGACGAGAAGCAGCTCAACCAGAATCTGCGCTACATCCAGCAGGCCCAGGCCGATGGCGCCCGCCTGGCCTGCGGCGGCGAGCGTATTAGCGAGGAGCAGGAAGGCTTCTATATGCGCCCGGCGCTGTTCGTCGACACCCGCAACGACATGCAGATCAACCGCGACGAGGTGTTCGGCCCGATCGCCTGTGTGATCAAGGTCGCGGACTACGAAGAAGCCCTGGCCACCCTCAACGACACCCGTTTCGGCCTGACCGCCGGGATCATCACCCAGTCGCTGAAGTACGCCAGCGACTTCAAGCGCCGCGCCAAGACCGGCTGCGTGATGGTCAACCTGCCAACCGCGGGAACCGATTACCACGTGCCATTCGGCGGTCGCAAGGATTCCAGCTTCGGCCCGCGCGAACAGGGGCAATACGCCCGCGACTTCTACACGGTGGTCAAGACCACCTACGTGCGTCCCTGA
- a CDS encoding LysR family transcriptional regulator, which yields MLPDLKIVQLRHFVWVAELHGFHAAAERAHRTQPAISLSIRDLENKLGQSLFEKRNARVARPELTPFGVQFLGYAKELIAHHDRVVKDMNLIAQHKSGHLRIASVPSIASRLLPDILTRFIGDATDLHVSLFDDNSEAVLAMVESQQVDFGIASLWEAGSDIQFIPIWEDSVGVVCRCDHPLAEEPQLGWRQLRGERLIANGTSRLLAGSEAEELVADSQFYMSNMISLLAMLEAGMGITTLPRFAFPPEHGQLRFIPLSDPLVTRDIGIVRQANRSLPVAAQALFEFILRDNELEPGDW from the coding sequence ATGCTGCCTGACCTCAAGATCGTGCAACTACGGCATTTCGTCTGGGTCGCCGAACTGCATGGTTTCCATGCGGCAGCGGAAAGAGCGCACCGAACCCAACCGGCGATTTCCCTGTCGATCCGCGACCTGGAGAACAAGCTCGGGCAATCCTTGTTCGAGAAGCGCAACGCACGCGTGGCCAGGCCGGAGTTGACGCCTTTCGGGGTGCAGTTCCTAGGCTACGCCAAGGAACTGATCGCGCACCACGATCGAGTGGTCAAGGATATGAACCTGATCGCCCAGCACAAGTCTGGGCACCTGCGTATCGCCTCGGTACCCTCGATCGCCAGCCGCCTGCTGCCGGACATCCTCACCCGCTTCATCGGCGATGCGACGGACCTGCATGTGAGCCTGTTCGACGACAACTCCGAAGCGGTGCTGGCGATGGTGGAGAGCCAGCAGGTGGACTTCGGTATCGCCAGCCTCTGGGAGGCGGGAAGCGACATCCAGTTCATCCCGATCTGGGAAGACAGCGTCGGCGTGGTCTGCCGGTGCGACCATCCATTGGCTGAGGAGCCGCAATTGGGCTGGCGCCAGCTGCGTGGCGAGCGGCTGATAGCCAATGGCACCTCGCGCCTGCTGGCCGGCAGCGAGGCAGAGGAATTGGTGGCCGACTCGCAATTCTATATGTCTAACATGATCTCCCTGCTGGCCATGCTCGAGGCCGGGATGGGTATCACCACCCTGCCGCGTTTCGCCTTTCCGCCGGAACACGGCCAGCTGCGCTTCATTCCGCTGAGCGACCCGCTGGTGACCCGCGACATCGGCATCGTGCGTCAGGCCAACCGCTCGTTACCCGTGGCGGCGCAGGCCTTGTTCGAGTTCATCCTGCGCGACAATGAACTAGAGCCGGGCGATTGGTGA
- a CDS encoding DUF3726 domain-containing protein — protein MLISSNELTALLKRVFEGMGYPIGYYEDAAALVKWLQVHGEQGFAELQRSLPYVADIQRPPLELLAEESQALLFDCHGRSGLNCLPTIVELAQTKVLEQGCVNVKVRNCHNRKFILKLLVDSARHGISVLAYWQNGKQPASEHVASIAAEASYPSYSEALLADSGTAADSQTLTLMFSTRIDLQGQLHGAGAKRSGYRQVIPEQFARAGEGALEGGMDISNELWQSLNHLAEAVLVENSEHSRSGAGGR, from the coding sequence ATGTTGATCTCGTCGAATGAATTGACCGCCCTGCTCAAGCGGGTGTTCGAGGGCATGGGTTATCCCATCGGCTACTACGAGGATGCCGCCGCCCTGGTCAAGTGGCTGCAGGTGCATGGCGAACAGGGGTTTGCCGAACTGCAGCGCTCGCTGCCCTATGTCGCCGACATCCAGCGCCCGCCACTGGAGCTGCTCGCCGAGGAGAGTCAGGCGCTGCTGTTCGACTGTCACGGGCGCAGTGGCCTGAACTGCCTGCCGACCATAGTCGAGCTGGCCCAGACCAAGGTGCTGGAGCAGGGCTGCGTCAATGTCAAGGTGCGCAACTGCCACAACCGCAAGTTCATCCTCAAGCTGCTTGTCGACAGCGCCCGCCACGGCATCAGCGTGCTGGCCTACTGGCAGAACGGCAAACAGCCGGCCAGCGAGCATGTCGCCAGCATCGCGGCGGAGGCGAGCTATCCCAGTTACAGCGAAGCCCTGCTGGCGGACTCGGGGACGGCGGCGGATAGCCAGACCCTGACTCTGATGTTCAGCACCCGCATCGACCTGCAGGGTCAGTTGCACGGCGCAGGAGCCAAACGCTCGGGCTATCGGCAGGTCATCCCGGAGCAGTTCGCCCGTGCGGGCGAGGGGGCCCTGGAGGGCGGCATGGATATCTCGAACGAGCTGTGGCAGAGCCTCAACCACCTGGCCGAGGCGGTACTGGTGGAAAACTCCGAGCACTCGCGCAGCGGCGCCGGCGGGCGCTGA
- a CDS encoding sulfite exporter TauE/SafE family protein gives MGYSGIECLALLIVLFGSLVQGLLGIGFALLAAPLLYLLEPRYVPGPVLLLGFLLALCMRLGNRQPLAWRRPMPAILARLPGAWCGGLLLAWLSSTWLGLLLGCSVLLATIFSYRWLEVRCTPQNLAIAGFCSGLMGTATSVGGPPMALVYQGRSRVNTRDELAAFFLLTTPVSLLFLLSQGRMPLDYLSATFKLAPGVVAGYGLARCLEGRIDKRSPRQLLLLLSLLAAGGLLTVSLWRLWAKT, from the coding sequence ATGGGCTACAGCGGCATCGAATGCCTGGCACTGCTTATCGTGCTGTTCGGCAGCCTGGTGCAAGGGCTGCTGGGCATCGGCTTCGCCCTGCTGGCGGCGCCCCTGCTGTATCTGCTCGAGCCGCGCTATGTGCCGGGGCCGGTGTTGTTGCTGGGTTTTCTCCTGGCCCTCTGCATGCGGCTCGGCAATCGCCAGCCGCTGGCCTGGCGCCGGCCCATGCCGGCGATCCTGGCAAGGCTGCCCGGCGCCTGGTGCGGGGGGCTGCTGCTGGCCTGGCTGTCCTCGACATGGCTCGGCCTGCTGCTGGGCTGTTCCGTGCTGCTGGCGACGATCTTCAGCTACCGCTGGCTGGAGGTGCGCTGCACTCCGCAAAACCTGGCCATCGCTGGCTTCTGCTCGGGGCTCATGGGCACCGCGACCTCGGTGGGAGGCCCGCCCATGGCGCTGGTCTATCAGGGGCGCAGCCGAGTAAACACCCGCGATGAGTTGGCGGCCTTCTTTCTACTGACCACCCCAGTCTCCTTGCTGTTCCTGCTCTCCCAGGGGCGCATGCCACTCGACTACCTGAGCGCGACGTTCAAGTTGGCTCCCGGGGTAGTCGCCGGCTATGGCTTGGCGCGATGCCTGGAGGGACGCATCGACAAGCGCAGCCCGCGACAATTGTTGCTGCTGCTCTCCTTGCTTGCTGCTGGAGGGCTTTTAACGGTCAGCCTATGGAGACTATGGGCTAAGACCTAA